Proteins encoded together in one Oncorhynchus mykiss isolate Arlee chromosome 7, USDA_OmykA_1.1, whole genome shotgun sequence window:
- the gcnt7 gene encoding beta-1,3-galactosyl-O-glycosyl-glycoprotein beta-1,6-N-acetylglucosaminyltransferase 7 → MLQLEGTKCSFLFCLGICMFICSVIYLSTKAPTDPQAQHGPLGCRPFSQYCQAFLPSTDGSPAWQRHDCQVESYLLGMGGGGGDLDCSRLVRELHFITSPLSREEEDYPLAFILTVHKELELLVRLLRAIYAPQNVYCIHVDVKAPQEYSEAVDSLVGCFPNVFLVSRSEMVTYAGYSRLQADINCMRDLVASPVPWRKVVNLCGQDFPVKSNLELVRYMQSKKWRDRNMTPGIKQPASMRHRTQLRYRETRGFLVAPKRGAPKKGAPPHGLQIYFGTAYYALTRTFVEFVLRSQVSRDLLEWSKDTFSPDEHYWVTLNHIKEAPGSHVDGGWSGEIRAIKWRDQEGMEHNGCKGRYVRDICIYGLEDLQWIINRNSMFANKFESKTFPDALDCLEQWHRDKVLQQATVPIQSWWQLATQGNKIGLFNATVDT, encoded by the exons ATGCTCCAGCTGGAAGGCACCAAGTGCAGTTTCCTGTTCTGCCTGGGAATCTGCATGTTCATCTGCTCTGTGATCTACCTGAGTACCAAGGCCCCTACAGATCCCCAGGCTCAGCACGGGCCCTTGGGCTGCAGGCCCTTCTCCCAGTACTGCCAAGCCTTCCTCCCCAGCACTGATGGCTCTCCAGCATGGCAACGCCACGACTGCCAGGTGGAGAGCTATCTTCTGGGTATGGGGGGTGGAGGTGGGGACCTGGACTGCTCCCGCCTGGTGAGGGAGCTCCACTTCATCACCAGCCCGCTGAGTCGTGAGGAGGAAGACTACCCTCTGGCCTTCATCCTCACCGTCCACAAGGAGCTCGAGCTGCTCGTGCGCCTGCTGAGGGCCATCTACGCACCCCAGAATGTCTACTGTATCCATGTGGACGTCAAGGCTCCGCAGGAGTACAGTGAAGCCGTGGATAGCCTGGTGGGCTGCTTCCCCAACGTGTTCCTGGTCAGCCGCAGCGAGATGGTGACCTACGCCGGCTACTCGCGGCTACAGGCTGACATCAACTGTATGAGGGACCTGGTGGCGTCGCCGGTGCCCTGGAGGAAGGTGGTCAACCTGTGCGGCCAGGACTTCCCCGTCAAAAGCAACCTGGAGCTGGTGCGCTACATGCAGAGCAAGAAGTGGAGGGACAGGAACATGACCCCGGGCATCAAGCAGCCGGCGTCCATGAGGCACCGGACTCAGCTGAGGTACAGGGAGACCAGGGGCTTCCTTGTGGCCCCCAAGCGAGGAGCACCAAAGAAGGGTGCTCCACCCCATGGGTTGCAGATTTACTTTGGAACAGCCTACTACGCGCTAACAAGGACCTTTGTGGAGTTTGTACTGAGAAGTCAGGTGTCCAGGGACTTGCTGGAGTGGTCCAAAGACACATTCAGCCCAGATGAGCACTACTGGGTGACACTCAATCACATCAAAG AAGCGCCAGGAAGTCATGTAGACGGAGGTTGGAGCGGCGAGATCCGGGCAATAAAATGGAGGGACCAAGAGGGGATGGAACACAATGGATGCAAAG GTCGTTATGTCAGGGACATCTGCATCTACGGTCTGGAGGATTTGCAGTGGATCATCAACAGAAACAGCATGTTTGCCAACAAGTTTGAGAGCAAGACCTTCCCAGATGCTTTGGACTGCCTGGAGCAGTGGCACAGAGACAAGGTCCTGCAGCAAGCCACGGTTCCCATTCAGTCATGGTGGCAACTTGCCACGCAAGGCAACAAAATCGGTCTTTTCAACGCCACAGTGGATACGTAA